The following nucleotide sequence is from Streptomyces bathyalis.
ACGGCGAGCAGGCCGAGCTGCTGGGTGACGGACAAGGGGGTGTCGGTGGCCTGGGCGATGTACAGCGTGCCCAGGGACAGGTAGATGGACGCGCCGTCGAGGTTGAAGCTGTAGCCGGTCGGCACGACAAGGCCGACCGTGGAACGTTCGACCCCCATGAACTGCAGTTTCCGCATCAGACCCGGCAGCGCGGGCTCGGCCGTGGACGTTCCCAGGACGAGCAGGAGCTCCTCCTTGAAGTAGCGGAAGAGCTGGAAGATGTTCAGCCGCACGTACGCGGCCAGCACTCCGCCCAGGACGACCACGACGAACAGGATCGACGTGACATAGAAGAGGACGATCAGCGAACCGAGGCTGGTCAGCGTGGACAGGCCGAACTTCCCGATGGCGAAGGCCATCGCGCCGAACGCGCCCAGCGGAGCGGCCATCATCACGAAGCCCAGCACCTTGAACACGATCTCGGTGAGCCGGTTGACGGTCGCGATGACCTGCTCGCCCGCCTTGCCCACCGACTTGAGCGCGATGCCGAAGATCACGGCCAGGAAGATGATCTGGAGGATGTCGCCCTCGACGAAGGGCCCGAAGAAGCTCTCCGGCACCAGGCCGGTGAGGAACTCCCACCAGTGCTGGTGCTCGCCCTGCCGGATGTACTGGCCCGCCTCGCCCGAGGTGTCCAGCTTCGAGGGGTCGGCGTGCACTCCGTCGCCGAGGCGGAAGAGGTTGATCGCCACGAGCCCCGTCAGCATGGCGACGATCGTGCCGACCTGGAAGTAGGCCAGCGCCTTGATGCCCGTGAGACCGACCTTCTTCAGATTCGCGACCCCGGCGATGCCGCCGATGATCGTCAGGAAGACGATCGGACCGATCAGCATCTTCATCGCGGTGATGAACGTCGCGCCGATGGGCTCCATGGACTCGGCGAGGTCCGGCCACCGCCAGCCCAGCACGATGCCGAGGACGATCGCCACGAGCACCTGTATGTACAGCTGCCGGTACCACGGC
It contains:
- the dctA gene encoding C4-dicarboxylate transporter DctA: MTQTPDGAADDARGAPGTRAAPAPWYRQLYIQVLVAIVLGIVLGWRWPDLAESMEPIGATFITAMKMLIGPIVFLTIIGGIAGVANLKKVGLTGIKALAYFQVGTIVAMLTGLVAINLFRLGDGVHADPSKLDTSGEAGQYIRQGEHQHWWEFLTGLVPESFFGPFVEGDILQIIFLAVIFGIALKSVGKAGEQVIATVNRLTEIVFKVLGFVMMAAPLGAFGAMAFAIGKFGLSTLTSLGSLIVLFYVTSILFVVVVLGGVLAAYVRLNIFQLFRYFKEELLLVLGTSTAEPALPGLMRKLQFMGVERSTVGLVVPTGYSFNLDGASIYLSLGTLYIAQATDTPLSVTQQLGLLAVMLLTSKGAAGVAGGGFIALTATLSTVGSVPAAGIMLIFGIDKFMSECRALVNFCGNAVATLFIAKWERGLDLARAREVLAGRAGSPPVRAAGDREDREAETDGDTVGDGHGDSSSADRPEAGADAGVKAGAKAGGSADVAK